From a region of the Streptomyces caniferus genome:
- a CDS encoding IclR family transcriptional regulator domain-containing protein yields MGNSTTATGSSASADATATGVAPRTTGHSKKARQAPKGTSSGSRASGSGHAERVFLVQTAFAELGGSAHGPGEIAEFTGLDDSVVYRILQSGIYQRIFERVDRGLYRLRTSAAQLAFTALDHRLDGATSQTVLRELRTATDGGLAFLYMVAPFSGAQRQCVDMAVGDSDLAELGMTPRDVLSVTRSLRTGASGRTILAYLPEVLQQRVLAEPVPEQAGPGVYRDNEALAESLAEVRDLGHALGYEECMAGWNSCAAPIMWDGSIMGAVLLLKLKSVMPVAPDSVIEATKEAAAELSRYGAARPSADQA; encoded by the coding sequence ATGGGCAACAGCACCACGGCCACGGGATCGTCGGCCTCGGCCGACGCGACCGCCACCGGTGTGGCGCCGCGTACCACGGGCCACTCCAAGAAGGCGCGTCAGGCACCCAAGGGCACGTCGTCCGGCTCCCGTGCGTCGGGATCCGGCCATGCCGAGCGGGTCTTCCTCGTCCAGACGGCCTTCGCCGAGCTGGGCGGATCCGCCCATGGGCCGGGGGAGATCGCGGAGTTCACCGGCCTGGACGACTCCGTCGTCTACCGCATCCTGCAGTCCGGCATCTACCAGCGCATCTTCGAGCGGGTGGACCGCGGCCTCTACCGGTTGCGGACCTCGGCCGCCCAACTCGCCTTCACCGCACTCGACCACCGCCTCGACGGGGCCACCTCGCAGACGGTGCTGCGCGAACTGCGGACGGCCACGGACGGCGGGCTGGCGTTTCTCTACATGGTGGCGCCCTTCTCCGGCGCGCAACGACAGTGCGTCGACATGGCCGTCGGCGACTCCGACCTCGCGGAACTGGGGATGACGCCGCGTGATGTGCTGTCCGTGACGCGTTCGCTGCGCACCGGTGCCTCCGGGCGGACGATCCTCGCCTACCTGCCGGAGGTGCTCCAGCAGCGGGTGCTGGCCGAGCCCGTCCCCGAGCAGGCGGGACCCGGCGTCTACCGGGACAACGAGGCGCTGGCGGAGTCCCTGGCGGAGGTGCGCGACCTCGGGCATGCGCTCGGGTACGAGGAGTGCATGGCCGGCTGGAATTCCTGTGCGGCGCCGATCATGTGGGACGGCTCCATCATGGGAGCGGTCCTGCTGCTCAAGCTCAAGTCCGTGATGCCGGTGGCCCCCGACAGCGTCATCGAGGCGACGAAGGAGGCGGCGGCCGAACTCAGCCG